Within the Porphyromonadaceae bacterium W3.11 genome, the region GAGTCGTTTATTATGGCTGGGAAATAAAGGGGTTGGGCGTGCCCTATTAGCCCATTGAATTGTATCGAATGGAGAATTTAATGAGGGCAATTTTGTGGATGTGCTTGAGTAGGACATCTCGTGGCGAATAATTCGGATTGTGCGACTCCAGTACCGCCTTTTCAGGATCGCTTGGGTGCTTTTTCACCCACTTTACAGTGATATAAGTATCCCCATCCTCATTAATAGATACAAGGTACATATCCCCAAAGTGAATATTATTGATATCATGGACCACTTGAAATGCCACGATGTCTCCAGACTTTAGAAGTGGGTACATCGAATCTCCTGTAATGCTCACCGCCCCATCACATCGAGGCATGTTTGGAATCATTATCTGGCCAATTTGATATTCCACGGAATTATCAAGGTGCTCCAGTACTCCAGCCGTGGCCTCAATAGAATAATAGGGAATTGCCTGCTCCTCAATAATCGATTCTTGGTATTTTGGCTGATATAGCCGCTGTGTTTGAATAATGTTTGTAGATGCGTTGAAA harbors:
- a CDS encoding S24 family peptidase, with translation MSTINERVQLLIDTFYNGSQKDFASAVGTSTSVINGIVGKRGSSPSFEVLSKIYATVDISADWLISGNGDFNASTNIIQTQRLYQPKYQESIIEEQAIPYYSIEATAGVLEHLDNSVEYQIGQIMIPNMPRCDGAVSITGDSMYPLLKSGDIVAFQVVHDINNIHFGDMYLVSINEDGDTYITVKWVKKHPSDPEKAVLESHNPNYSPRDVLLKHIHKIALIKFSIRYNSMG